ACTTTATTGTTAAACCCTTCTGCAGTGCTGTATTTTTTGTCCAGCTGACTGAGGTTGCCCAGTATTTCCACATAGGATTGTTCCCAAAAACCATCCGCTCCCACACCATAACGGGAAGAGCCTCCGCCAATGCATAAGAGATGCGAAGTGGTCCAGTGATAATCCATATTGGCATTAGCCAGCAGATCACTGGTCCTTTTGATGGAACCTTCAATGATCGCTTCCGGCGTGGCATTTTCAAACTGGTTCGGATTGATATTTGTTCTGTTAAAAGACTTTGTACAGGAAAAGCCTGTTAACATGATAATAAGCAGATAACACAGATTTTTCATGTTCCGATTTTTAGAAATTAAATTTCAGGTCCACACCATAGGTAGCATAAGGGAAAGATCCTCCCTGCTCAATACCCTGCGCATTGCCGGTAGTATTGGCTGCTTCAGGATCAATACCCCTGGGCGTATTTTTCATGATGGTCCAGAGGTTCCTTCCCACCACTGCTACTCTCGCGCCTCTGATGAATTTGTTGCGGAACCAGTTGGCATTTAAATTATACCCCATCACTACTTCACTCAGGCGGATATTGGAAGCATCAAAGAGGTTATTGCCCATGTCATTGTCCATATTCTGCCAATAGGCTTGCGGTGATTGCCAGGATTCGTTTGGTTTGAGGGCAATGTACCTTCCGTCTTTACCTATCACGGGGGCACCTTGTGCATTCAGCACAGGATTATAGCCCGGGTATTTAATTCCTTTTGGCCGGTTCTTATCCTGGTAGGCGTTGCCAAACAAACCAATACCATTCTGTTCATCTCCTGATTCACCTAAGATGAGACTACTGTAGTAAAAATCTTCCCGGCCCAGTAAACTCTGAATGGTATTACCGGTAACATTTGCTTTGTGATTGGATACGGAATAAATATCACCTCCCCATTTCACTGTTACGAGGAAGCTGAGGTCAAATCCTTTATATCTGAAAGTATTGCCGATGGATCCTATCCAGTCCGGCCGGAAATTCCCGAGATAACCGTTGGGTTCAAAGTAAGGGCGGCCGGTAGAAGCATTGATCATCATTGTATCACCGGAATAGTAAGCGGAGTTCCCTCTCAATACACCATAAGGTTTACCTACTTCTGCATTGGAGGTCATTACAAACCAGCTGCCTAAGGTGTAGCGGTTCACACCGGGTGTGAGGGATACAACCAGGTTCTTATTCGTAGACCAGTTGAGCAATACATCCCAGCTAAACTTTTTTGATTTGATGGGCGTGGCTTTGATAGATAATTCCACCCCGGTGTTCTGGATCTCTCCTGCATTCACGATCTCTTCCGTGAAACCTGTTTCGCGGGCTACCTGCGCGCGCATGATCTGGTCCACTGTATTCGATCTGTAAACAGAGGTAGAGATATTGATACGGTCAGCAAAGAAAGAGAGGTCCAGCCCTATTTCCCGGGAAGTGGTCTGTTCCGGTTTCAGGTTAGGGTTTTTACGCAGGTTCTCAAAATCCAGCCATGGGTTGCCGAGGAATAAACCGCCATAGGCAAACATGGATTGTAAGGAATAAGCACCTGCATCATTACCCACCTTTGCCCAGGAAGCACGCAGTTTACCATAATTGATAATTTTCTGGTCTTCCGGCAGGAATTGTGTGAATACGAAACTGCCGCTTACCGAAGGGTAAAAGAAAGAGCGGTTATTTTCCGGCAAGGTGGAAGACCAGTCGTTACGACCGGTAATATCCACGAACAGGAAATCACGAAAACCTAAAGTGGTGGAACCGTAAACGGAATTTGTTTTATTACGCACCAGGTTTTCACTGGCTACAGGGTAGGCGTTGCTGTTAGAGATGCTGGGCATGTCGTGATTGAGGAGAGAAGAAACAGCTTGCTGGCGGAATAACTGGTTCCCCTGCATGAAGTTGGTACCCAGGTTGGCATTCAGACTGAATTCCTTCCCCCACTTCTTTGTGTACATGAACATGCCTTCCATATTCCAGTTCTGGTTCTGCTGTGTGAACTGTGAATAAGAACCTAGTTTGCTCTGACGGGAACCGGGTTCCCTGTATACAAAACCACTCCCAAAGGTGAGGTCTGTAGAGATCTGCCCCCGGAACTTCAATCCTTCCATGATATCTACGGTGAGGGTCGTACCTCCTATGACACGGTGTTTGATATCTTCATTCTCATTTTCATAGATGGCCCAATAGGGATTTTCATATCCGTCTCCCTGTGCACCATAAGAGAAAGCATTGCCGGCAGCATCTCTCCATGGGGTGAGTGCTTTTTCGTCAATACTGCGCAACATATAGATGTAGGCATTCATGGGGCTTTGGGCATCCATGTTACGGAATGTGCGGTTCTTTACTTTATCCAATGTGTACAGCAAACGGGCATCCAGGTTTACTTTTTTACCGAGCCTGCGGCTGCTGCTGAGATTGAAGTTGTGTTTCTTCCGCATGTTCTGTTTTGCCAGTACATCGTTCCCATCCGTATAAGTATAGGAAGCGCGGAAGTTTGAACGTTCATCAGATTTACCCACAGATACATTGGTGATATTGGTAAAACTGCTTTGATACAGGTCCTTGATATTATTTGGCTGCGGATAAAATCCATGCGGTTTACCATCATATCCATTATAAGGCTGGCCTAACATGGGTGCCCCCCAGCTGCGGGTATTGGTTCCCATATTGATGGCATTTGTTCCGGGGATAATGCTATTGGTGTTCTGTACCGTGCGGAATGCATTTCCTTCTCCATACACATTCTGGTATGCAGGATATTCGGAAATGGTGTACCACATCATGTTCTGGTTTACGCTTACGCCCAGGGAGCCATCTTCTTTACTCTTTCCTTTTTTGGTAGTGATAAGGATGGCACCGTTCGCTGCTTTGGAACCATAAAGCGCGGCAGCATTCGGACCTTTCAGCACTTCGATGTTGGCAATGTCGTCCGGGTTGAGGTCTGCGGCGCCGTTTCCATAGTCCAGGTTGTTACGGCCATCGCCCATGGAGTTGTCGATGGGTACACCATCTACTACCCAGAGGGGTTGGTTGTTACCGGTAATGGAATTGTCGCCACGGATCACGATCCTTACGGAACCTGTTGGCTGGCCTGTGGTGGTTACCTGCATACCGGCAACTTTTCCGGCGAGCGCACTGGCAATGTTCACATCGCGGGCTTCCGTTAAACGTTCCGGATCGATGGACTGCTGTGAATAACCGATTGTTTTGCTTTGGCGGGATAAACCCAATGCCGAAACCACTTCCACATCTTTCAGTTTCACGGCATTCCGAAGGAGGGAAAAATTGAGGGTACCGCCGGTGGCGATAGATTCTTTGGAGAAGTATCCGGTGTAGCTGGCTACGAGGATACTTTTTGCAAGGTCAGGGACCTGGATCGTATACGATCCATCGTCTGAGGAAAGTACGCCGGTGCCGGTACCTTTAATGTACACTGCCGCACCCGGGAGTGGTTGATTGTTCTCGTCCATTACTTTTCCTTTCACGGTCGCTTTCTGGGCAAATGCGAATGCAGGAAACAGGAGGAACGATAAATAAATGGTAAGATTCCGGGATAAGGATCTCTTTTTCATCGTGGAAGCGTTTCGTGGAAAAATAGTATGCTGCAAAGTAACAGGCACGGGCTTAATAGGGGGTTTAATAAAGGATTAACCCCAAATTAATTTCCTGAATACTAACTAATTAATGCATTAATGAAGGATCTCATTAAAGCTTTGGGGGAAGTCTTCATCGTACATATGCCGATAGTCTTTGGCAAACTTTTCATAGGTATTCCTGGCAATGGAGTGACGGCCAAGGGCATTCAGGGTTTTACATTTCATCTGCAGGGCCTGCTCGTTGACCTGGTCAAAATTGAAGATGGCATTTGCGATCTCGATCAGTAATTCTGCATCGGCGGGTGTGGTTAATGTAGAACCCGCATATATTAATACATCCAGCACTTTGCCGGAGATGTCTGATTTAATATCATCCAGCCAGGTATATTCCGTCTGGTGAAGGAAGGCCCCCCTGCTAACGATCTGTAAAAGCTGGCGGATCTGGTCTTTGTTAATCCCTTCCCTGTTCCGGGCCAGTTCGTAAAAGATAGCGAGGTCTATATAGATCTCTTCCGGCGGATATTGGAATACCCATTTACCCGATTCCTTTTTAAAGGAACAGTTGCCCAGCTTTTCCAAAATGGTTTTGAGCTTGAGCATATTAACAGAACGGTTATTCTTTGCGGCCTTGTCTGATTTATCATTCCAGAGGATCTCGTTCAGGTTTTCCACGGAAATGCCATGGCCGTATTTTACGGAGTAGATCATTATTAACAGGAACAATTCCTTTAATAATGGTGTGAACTGCCGGGTGATATCCACTCCTTCTGCATCCGTTACACTAAAGTTGCCGAAGAGGAAAACAGAAGGACGTTCTTTGTGCTTCACTACTTTTTCCGGCTCAGGAAGTGTTGCTTTTACCCTTCTCTTCCTTTCTCTTTTTCTAAAAGAGAGCCAGAGTGCAAATGCCAGTAATAATAAACCCACGGGGTAATACCACCAGTTCACTTTGATCACCGCATGGGAACGGGTGGCAGGGATCAATGCATTGGGAGGGAAAGCGATGGTATAGATCTTTACATCAGTGGCTTTATTATCTTCTGTGAGTAAGGTAACGGCAATCAGTTTCTTACTGTTTGCGCAATAGTAGAGGTCTGCGTAAGAGCGGTTGTCTTTAAAAGCATAGGGGATGGTATCGCCCAGGGCCTGGTATTGGTTATTCTTCAGCGAGCCTCTGATCAATTGTAATCTTGAATCAAAACGGTCCTTAGGGTAATTGAGTGCATAATAGTGATCATCGATGATGATCATGGAATTCGCAAACACAAATGCGTCCTTCGGTGTGTCCAGGGTGAAGATCTTTTTGATGGTATGGGCTTTGGGATCAAAGCGCAGCAGGTCGTACAGGTATTTTGGATTGAGGATCTGTTCGCCTGTGGTGCTTCCGTAACCACCTAATATATATACATCATCTCCCTTTGTGCCTAATGCAGCCAGGTATCTGGGTGTGTAGGGATCGCCCTTTACCTGTACGCTATCCCATTTATGGGAAATGAAGTTGTAGGTATGGATCTTGTTCTTGTAAGTGAGCTGGCCGTATCCGCCTAAAACATATAACCTGCCCGGTGCAGGGAAATAGAATTTATTGGCATGCCAGTATTCCGTTACATCTGCTGCGGGAAAAGGCTGCTCCCAGGTTTGCTGTTCTTCCCGGAATGGCGTGGCCCATTGTTTATCAAGATAAAAATTATAGAGCTGATGGGTTTCAGGGTGTATGAAAGACAAACTACCTCTCAACAGAAAATGTTCCGGTGAAAGGATGGCGGTTGTTTGCATAGTGCCGTTCTTTACCAGGAAACGATAAATGGAATCCTTTGCGGTGACTACTACTTCTTCCCGGGCAGCATCAAAAGCTACGGTGGCATTTCCTTTTACGTTTTTATTATATACAGCCTGCCATTGTTGGTAGAGCGGAGTGATCCAGATGGGATTGGTGACATTCGCTTTTTTGTCCCGCAGGCTGTCAACAGAAACGTAACCTTTGGTTTCCCGCAGGGGCCAGAAATATTTAGTTTTCTGGTTGATAGCGATACTGATATTCCTGACCTGCATAGGTGGCAGGTCTGTAGATTTGAACTCCGGTTCATTACAGGCACCAAAAACAATGCGGAAACAATCATCTTTCAATTCCACTTTGGCTTTGCTGACCAGTTTACCATTCACATGAAAAGAGATCTCCCCTTTGTTCACCCGTAATTTTAAACGGTGCCACTGGTCCGCCAGGCTGGCGCTGTCTGTTTTAAAGCCAATACCGGTCATGGATTCTCCGAAAACCACATTGAAACCACCCTCTCTTGGACTGTAAAGG
This DNA window, taken from Chitinophaga niabensis, encodes the following:
- a CDS encoding SusC/RagA family TonB-linked outer membrane protein, which encodes MKKRSLSRNLTIYLSFLLFPAFAFAQKATVKGKVMDENNQPLPGAAVYIKGTGTGVLSSDDGSYTIQVPDLAKSILVASYTGYFSKESIATGGTLNFSLLRNAVKLKDVEVVSALGLSRQSKTIGYSQQSIDPERLTEARDVNIASALAGKVAGMQVTTTGQPTGSVRIVIRGDNSITGNNQPLWVVDGVPIDNSMGDGRNNLDYGNGAADLNPDDIANIEVLKGPNAAALYGSKAANGAILITTKKGKSKEDGSLGVSVNQNMMWYTISEYPAYQNVYGEGNAFRTVQNTNSIIPGTNAINMGTNTRSWGAPMLGQPYNGYDGKPHGFYPQPNNIKDLYQSSFTNITNVSVGKSDERSNFRASYTYTDGNDVLAKQNMRKKHNFNLSSSRRLGKKVNLDARLLYTLDKVKNRTFRNMDAQSPMNAYIYMLRSIDEKALTPWRDAAGNAFSYGAQGDGYENPYWAIYENENEDIKHRVIGGTTLTVDIMEGLKFRGQISTDLTFGSGFVYREPGSRQSKLGSYSQFTQQNQNWNMEGMFMYTKKWGKEFSLNANLGTNFMQGNQLFRQQAVSSLLNHDMPSISNSNAYPVASENLVRNKTNSVYGSTTLGFRDFLFVDITGRNDWSSTLPENNRSFFYPSVSGSFVFTQFLPEDQKIINYGKLRASWAKVGNDAGAYSLQSMFAYGGLFLGNPWLDFENLRKNPNLKPEQTTSREIGLDLSFFADRINISTSVYRSNTVDQIMRAQVARETGFTEEIVNAGEIQNTGVELSIKATPIKSKKFSWDVLLNWSTNKNLVVSLTPGVNRYTLGSWFVMTSNAEVGKPYGVLRGNSAYYSGDTMMINASTGRPYFEPNGYLGNFRPDWIGSIGNTFRYKGFDLSFLVTVKWGGDIYSVSNHKANVTGNTIQSLLGREDFYYSSLILGESGDEQNGIGLFGNAYQDKNRPKGIKYPGYNPVLNAQGAPVIGKDGRYIALKPNESWQSPQAYWQNMDNDMGNNLFDASNIRLSEVVMGYNLNANWFRNKFIRGARVAVVGRNLWTIMKNTPRGIDPEAANTTGNAQGIEQGGSFPYATYGVDLKFNF